One window from the genome of Rhodopirellula halodulae encodes:
- a CDS encoding cryptochrome/photolyase family protein gives MSKIRHLVLVLGDQLNHDSDVFSDFDPDTDRVWMAENDEEATHVWCHKTRLVGFFSPMRHFRDELRESGKTVLYHELTGDRRKARESSFASVLRKTLDEHDVEKLLVVSPGDYRVREQLRATSEQEGVPIEFRNDHHFYCTPDEFDDWAAGRKSMVMETFYRKMRQRHGILLDDRKEPEGGQWNFDKENRETFGKSGPPEIPPVPSFEPDSITRDVIDMVQDRFEDHPGSVEQFDLPVCRKDALKYLKDFIKNRLPKFGTFQDAMWNDETFLYHSRLSHAINLHLLSPKEVVDAAEQAYREGEAPLNCVEGFIRQILGWREYVRGIYWNRMPHYEERNSLHCDPDQDVPPFFWDGNTDMACVADAMRLLIDTAYAHHIQRLMVLGLFAQLYGTHPLRFHHWHMAMYADAIDWVSLPNALGMSQYGDGGVMATKPYCATGKYIQRMSNHCKGCRYDPAKATGEDACPFTTLYWDFLDRHQQQFQNNSRMTLQLKNLDRKDSSEWSDIRSRAKKIRNGKLTLKQQ, from the coding sequence ATGTCAAAAATTCGTCACTTGGTGCTCGTTCTGGGCGACCAACTCAACCACGATTCCGACGTTTTTTCTGATTTCGATCCGGACACGGACCGCGTGTGGATGGCGGAAAACGACGAGGAAGCCACCCACGTTTGGTGTCACAAAACCCGATTGGTTGGCTTCTTCAGTCCCATGCGTCACTTCCGCGACGAACTGCGAGAATCGGGCAAGACGGTTCTCTATCACGAGTTGACCGGCGACCGTCGAAAGGCTCGTGAAAGCTCCTTTGCGAGCGTCCTTCGAAAAACACTCGATGAACACGATGTAGAAAAGTTGCTCGTTGTTTCACCGGGTGACTACCGAGTCCGTGAACAATTGCGGGCGACCTCGGAACAAGAAGGCGTGCCGATTGAGTTTCGAAACGACCACCACTTCTACTGCACCCCTGATGAATTCGATGACTGGGCCGCAGGACGCAAGTCGATGGTGATGGAAACGTTCTACCGAAAGATGCGACAACGGCATGGCATCTTGCTCGACGACAGAAAGGAACCGGAGGGCGGTCAATGGAACTTCGACAAAGAGAACCGCGAAACCTTTGGCAAATCAGGCCCGCCCGAAATTCCTCCGGTGCCTTCGTTTGAACCGGACTCGATCACGCGTGATGTCATTGACATGGTCCAAGATCGCTTCGAGGACCATCCGGGTTCCGTGGAACAATTCGATTTGCCTGTCTGCCGGAAGGACGCGTTGAAGTACTTGAAAGACTTCATCAAGAACCGACTACCGAAGTTTGGAACCTTCCAAGATGCCATGTGGAACGACGAGACATTTCTCTATCACTCTCGGCTGTCACACGCCATCAACCTCCACCTGCTATCGCCCAAAGAAGTCGTCGACGCGGCAGAGCAAGCTTATCGCGAAGGAGAGGCGCCGCTGAACTGCGTCGAAGGATTCATCCGGCAGATCCTCGGCTGGCGAGAATACGTGCGGGGCATCTACTGGAACCGCATGCCACATTACGAGGAACGCAACTCGCTGCACTGCGATCCGGACCAAGACGTACCACCGTTCTTCTGGGACGGGAACACCGACATGGCTTGTGTTGCCGATGCAATGCGTTTACTGATCGACACCGCATACGCTCATCACATTCAACGTTTGATGGTGCTGGGACTGTTTGCACAACTCTACGGAACGCATCCACTTCGTTTTCACCACTGGCACATGGCGATGTACGCCGATGCGATCGACTGGGTCAGCCTGCCAAACGCGTTGGGCATGAGTCAGTACGGGGACGGAGGCGTGATGGCGACAAAGCCCTACTGCGCAACTGGCAAATACATCCAGCGAATGAGCAACCACTGCAAGGGTTGTCGCTATGATCCCGCGAAAGCGACCGGCGAAGATGCCTGCCCGTTCACAACGCTGTATTGGGACTTTCTGGATCGCCACCAGCAACAATTCCAAAACAATTCGCGAATGACGTTGCAGCTCAAAAACCTGGACCGCAAAGATTCCTCTGAGTGGTCCGACATTCGTTCGCGAGCAAAGAAAATTCGCAACGGAAAGCTCACTCTGAAACAACAGTGA
- a CDS encoding outer membrane protein assembly factor BamB family protein, translating into MQKGSPAYQQKLVQWPTLFGPNRTGATEVSVPAIWPDEGPELRWEVEVGTGYGSPVTAENRVIFSHRVDDKEWVQCHDGRDGSVIWKTPLETDAVCDFEYSDGPYSTPVIDLQRRSVYHFSGSGTLLSLDLDSGHIKWRRDLREDYAVEPELFPPGATPLLDDDQLIFSLGGAKQEAGVVSLQADDGATRWSCTEHKAAYTTPIVAERFDQGFCFVMTAEGLVCLNPSSGTVDWEIPHRSKAPMSYNSVSPLVWNDLVLMVTGPGPGAICVKINADRSYEVQWKNRRLLDSQYTNLLLSDGHVFGFTSAGQGGAELRCIEFATGELKWKYHSVLRRAQGLIAGEAMFFLGERGHLASLQRSHNEAKVLSFTQDPLMQADCYCSPAIIEDGIVLKDEDRVAVFDLRR; encoded by the coding sequence ATGCAAAAGGGCTCGCCCGCCTACCAGCAAAAACTGGTTCAGTGGCCGACCTTGTTCGGCCCGAATCGTACCGGGGCAACGGAGGTCAGTGTCCCGGCCATCTGGCCCGACGAAGGCCCTGAACTGCGATGGGAGGTGGAGGTGGGAACGGGCTACGGATCCCCGGTGACCGCCGAAAATCGTGTCATCTTCTCCCATCGAGTCGATGACAAGGAATGGGTTCAATGCCACGACGGGCGCGACGGTTCGGTCATCTGGAAAACGCCACTTGAAACCGATGCAGTTTGTGACTTCGAATACAGCGATGGCCCGTACAGCACACCTGTGATCGATCTGCAACGTCGCTCGGTCTATCACTTCAGCGGATCGGGAACCCTCCTTTCGTTGGACCTCGATTCAGGTCACATCAAATGGCGACGCGATTTGCGTGAAGACTATGCTGTCGAACCAGAACTCTTCCCTCCCGGTGCCACACCACTCCTCGACGACGACCAACTGATTTTTTCATTGGGCGGGGCCAAACAAGAGGCTGGAGTGGTCTCGTTGCAGGCAGACGACGGAGCGACTCGATGGAGTTGCACAGAACACAAAGCGGCATACACGACACCGATCGTCGCGGAACGATTTGATCAGGGGTTCTGCTTCGTGATGACGGCCGAGGGACTCGTGTGCCTCAACCCCAGCAGCGGCACCGTCGATTGGGAGATCCCTCACCGCAGCAAGGCTCCCATGAGTTATAACTCGGTGTCACCATTGGTTTGGAACGATCTGGTTTTGATGGTCACCGGACCAGGGCCGGGTGCCATTTGCGTCAAAATCAATGCCGACCGGTCTTATGAAGTCCAGTGGAAGAACCGGCGACTGCTCGATAGCCAGTACACCAATCTGCTGTTATCCGATGGCCATGTCTTTGGGTTCACATCCGCGGGGCAGGGTGGTGCCGAACTGCGCTGCATCGAATTCGCCACGGGTGAATTGAAATGGAAGTATCACAGTGTGCTTCGCCGGGCACAGGGGCTGATCGCCGGTGAAGCGATGTTCTTCCTCGGAGAACGCGGGCACCTCGCCTCGCTGCAACGCAGTCACAACGAAGCGAAAGTCCTTTCTTTCACTCAAGATCCGCTGATGCAAGCGGATTGCTACTGCTCGCCGGCCATCATCGAAGACGGGATCGTTCTCAAAGACGAAGACCGAGTCGCTGTTTTTGATCTACGAAGGTAA
- a CDS encoding PEP-CTERM sorting domain-containing protein, which translates to MIMKTVDCSNTGACRSKLKQIVCLPLLCIAFANTASAALVTSIVTFDESDGFSVSDSPTTNPSVNGGNLYVIDGMRFSVTGGDFLYPRNGSGLWPTQASMSTSLGSAASNNITFSMMLDNPYAGQTFDMHEITLYGYAQAASAAPSTDVEFIGTKLNGNTVSFKTNEFDPGSLSPFLFDFEDDTVNLEDGTTVDFSGLVSLTWKQRNTNRQFQFDNVTFSTVTAVPEPGSLAAMLLISLVGMGTRARSIRSMFKRRLLPS; encoded by the coding sequence ATGATTATGAAGACGGTTGATTGCAGCAATACAGGAGCATGCCGTTCGAAACTGAAGCAGATTGTTTGCTTACCATTGTTGTGCATTGCGTTTGCAAACACGGCTTCGGCAGCATTGGTCACTAGCATTGTGACCTTCGATGAATCTGACGGATTTTCTGTCTCAGATTCACCCACGACCAACCCCAGCGTGAACGGTGGCAATTTGTACGTCATCGACGGTATGCGGTTCTCAGTTACAGGCGGTGACTTTCTGTATCCGCGGAATGGAAGTGGGCTTTGGCCGACGCAGGCGAGCATGTCGACCTCGCTTGGTTCTGCAGCATCAAACAATATTACATTTTCTATGATGCTGGATAATCCTTATGCTGGGCAAACGTTCGATATGCATGAGATTACGCTTTATGGTTACGCTCAAGCTGCGTCGGCAGCCCCATCAACGGACGTTGAGTTCATCGGGACCAAGTTAAATGGTAATACAGTCAGTTTCAAAACCAATGAGTTTGATCCAGGGTCTCTAAGTCCATTTCTTTTTGACTTCGAAGACGATACGGTTAATCTCGAAGACGGCACGACTGTTGATTTCTCAGGCTTGGTTAGCTTGACTTGGAAACAGAGGAATACGAATCGCCAGTTTCAGTTTGACAATGTGACGTTCAGTACGGTCACTGCGGTTCCAGAGCCCGGTTCGTTGGCTGCGATGTTGTTGATTTCTTTGGTTGGTATGGGCACCCGGGCCCGATCAATCCGAAGCATGTTCAAGCGCCGATTGTTACCTTCGTAG
- a CDS encoding type II secretion system F family protein, producing MFSNRIENQSLSTLCERVGVAFEVGLDPHRVFEREAKHASTLYGRKMRSVADQVREGAALSDAVKSQGNYFPPHFAEMLEGGERSGKLDRVLERLAEYYQQLADFRSIFFNSILWPIIQLILAIVVVGLLIYLPAVLLPDAETSRTDLLGIGLTGERGVLIYVGLVLAGLGITAAFYVLTKNGFFGFLSDWGSHLPWIGQNLRIFAEARFVQTLALTIEAGVDAASAVDLAFRSAGTRQFQSKASQSKQAILQGHDLHSTLADSHLFQEETIEVVELGEASGKLAETLDKHFRHLKSQVKSSMAKLTYAASAAIWVAIAAILILIIFRVFSLYVDGMGERATDVIQSPSSF from the coding sequence GTGTTCTCCAATCGCATCGAAAACCAATCGCTCAGCACCCTGTGCGAGCGCGTCGGTGTGGCTTTCGAAGTCGGCCTCGACCCCCACCGAGTCTTCGAACGAGAAGCCAAACATGCGAGCACACTCTACGGCCGCAAAATGCGATCTGTCGCGGACCAAGTACGCGAAGGTGCGGCACTTTCTGATGCGGTGAAGTCACAAGGAAACTACTTTCCGCCACACTTCGCCGAAATGCTGGAAGGAGGTGAACGCTCGGGCAAGCTCGACCGCGTTCTCGAGCGATTGGCGGAGTACTACCAACAACTCGCTGACTTTCGCAGCATCTTCTTCAACTCAATTTTGTGGCCAATCATCCAACTGATCTTGGCAATCGTTGTCGTTGGCTTGCTGATCTACCTGCCGGCAGTTCTTCTTCCAGACGCCGAAACCAGCCGCACTGATTTGCTCGGGATCGGATTGACCGGCGAGCGAGGGGTGCTGATTTATGTCGGCCTCGTTCTGGCCGGATTGGGGATCACCGCCGCGTTTTATGTTCTGACAAAGAACGGCTTCTTCGGATTCCTGTCGGACTGGGGCAGTCATCTCCCTTGGATTGGACAAAACCTTCGGATCTTTGCAGAAGCAAGGTTTGTTCAAACATTGGCACTGACAATCGAGGCCGGAGTGGACGCGGCTTCGGCGGTCGATCTCGCTTTCCGAAGTGCGGGGACTCGACAGTTTCAATCCAAAGCAAGCCAATCGAAACAAGCCATTCTTCAGGGGCACGATCTTCATTCGACGCTCGCGGACAGCCATCTTTTCCAAGAAGAAACGATTGAGGTCGTCGAGCTTGGGGAGGCCAGTGGCAAGCTCGCGGAAACCTTGGACAAGCACTTCCGCCACTTGAAGTCCCAGGTCAAAAGCTCCATGGCCAAGCTGACCTACGCAGCATCCGCGGCCATCTGGGTCGCAATCGCCGCGATCCTAATCCTCATCATTTTTCGCGTGTTTTCTCTCTACGTCGATGGAATGGGCGAACGAGCCACCGATGTCATTCAAAGCCCATCGAGCTTCTGA
- a CDS encoding sulfatase family protein: protein MRNPHLPASCLPALLFLFLSLPTQAKQPSEVAGSRPNVVVIFMDDMAYADIGPFGAKDYPTPNLDRLASEGRRFTDFSVSSAVCSASRSALLTGCYHRRLGLSGALGPKSNIGLAPSETTFAEVCQSAGYRTACFGKWHLGHHPKFLPTNQGFDQFYGIPYSNDMWPLHPDTIRRQKKNPNDPGNWPPLPIIEATAGLAPRIVNDNVQPFDQEQMTVELTRRSVNFIEESSDKPFLLYLPHPMVHVPLYVSDRFRGKSGAGLFGDVVMEVDWSVGQILTAIKIAGQQDNTLVIFTSDNGPWLSYGNHAGSAGPLREGKGTQWEGGVREPTVMWWPGKIPANTTCDQFCSTIDILPTLIELTGGEPPKAKIDGHSILDLMLDVPDARSPHETYVGYYGGGQLQTIRNERFKLVFPHAYRTLGDREAGRDGMPNGYAMTQSQLELYDLDADVSESTNVIDQHPDVVQQLKAAAEVYRQQLGDKLQKVSGNEVRGPGKLTDDDERLTW from the coding sequence ATGCGAAATCCCCACCTTCCGGCTTCCTGCCTTCCTGCCCTCCTGTTTCTGTTCCTTTCACTCCCAACCCAGGCCAAACAACCCAGCGAAGTTGCTGGATCACGTCCCAACGTGGTCGTCATCTTCATGGACGACATGGCCTACGCGGACATCGGTCCGTTTGGTGCGAAGGACTATCCCACGCCCAACCTGGACCGACTGGCGAGCGAAGGCCGCCGGTTCACCGACTTCAGCGTTTCGTCTGCGGTCTGTTCAGCCTCGCGATCGGCGTTGCTGACCGGTTGCTACCATCGTCGACTCGGGCTGTCGGGAGCACTCGGTCCCAAAAGCAACATCGGCTTGGCACCCTCCGAAACCACCTTCGCGGAAGTCTGCCAATCCGCCGGATACCGAACGGCTTGCTTTGGGAAATGGCACCTGGGCCACCACCCAAAGTTCCTGCCGACCAACCAAGGATTCGATCAGTTCTACGGCATTCCCTACAGCAACGACATGTGGCCGTTGCACCCGGACACGATCCGGCGTCAAAAGAAGAACCCGAATGATCCTGGCAACTGGCCGCCGCTGCCGATCATCGAAGCCACCGCCGGACTAGCTCCTCGGATCGTCAATGACAACGTTCAACCATTCGACCAAGAACAGATGACGGTGGAGCTGACTCGTCGCAGTGTCAACTTCATCGAGGAAAGCAGCGACAAACCGTTCTTGCTGTACCTGCCGCATCCAATGGTGCACGTGCCGCTTTATGTCTCCGATCGCTTTCGTGGCAAGAGCGGGGCAGGGCTGTTTGGCGATGTCGTCATGGAAGTTGACTGGTCAGTGGGCCAGATCCTTACTGCGATCAAAATAGCCGGACAACAAGACAACACGCTCGTGATCTTCACAAGTGACAACGGACCGTGGCTCTCCTACGGCAATCATGCTGGTAGTGCGGGCCCACTTCGTGAAGGCAAAGGAACGCAATGGGAAGGCGGCGTGCGAGAACCCACCGTGATGTGGTGGCCAGGAAAGATCCCCGCCAACACGACGTGCGACCAGTTCTGCTCCACGATCGATATCCTTCCGACCCTGATTGAACTCACCGGCGGAGAGCCACCGAAAGCAAAGATCGATGGCCATTCGATCCTGGATCTGATGCTCGATGTTCCCGACGCTCGATCACCGCATGAAACCTATGTTGGCTACTACGGTGGCGGGCAATTGCAAACCATCCGAAACGAACGGTTCAAATTGGTTTTCCCGCATGCCTATCGAACGCTGGGTGATCGCGAGGCCGGTCGAGACGGGATGCCCAACGGGTATGCCATGACGCAATCGCAACTGGAACTGTATGACTTGGACGCCGACGTTTCAGAAAGCACCAATGTGATCGACCAGCATCCCGATGTTGTTCAACAACTGAAAGCCGCTGCCGAAGTCTATCGGCAACAACTCGGCGACAAACTGCAAAAGGTTTCCGGAAACGAAGTCCGCGGCCCGGGAAAGCTGACGGACGACGATGAACGTCTGACTTGGTAG
- a CDS encoding GspE/PulE family protein, producing MIQSLKKVLSPSPNGTDSKVRSMDEQVTATAERLSRFRAETTTYATEVVEQLLSFADEIGTSDMHLQPVAAGIDIRFRDNGVLRPLATIVDGIKVSIVTRLKVLSNLLTYQNDIPQEGRIAVPGEAAEVRVSTFPTLYGERAVLRFFGRGARLQQLEDLGHTGQVLGHLHDSLAETSGAVLVTGPAGSGKSTTLYASLRHLVQASGGSRSLLSIEDPIEVPIPGVAQSQVNAAAGFDLHTGLRSLLRQDPEVIVIGEIRDRLTAEIAIQACLTGQLMITTFHADSAATAISRLLDMGIEPYLLRSGLLGIVSQRLLRSLCECAVPSENPDAFCGLPIDHCKVAVGCQACHQTGYQGRLLASEFLSLKESASVDQLLSTRDSRQIYRMAVERGMTSLWERATDLVRHGYTSPSEVRRVLGMTMRI from the coding sequence GTGATTCAATCGCTTAAGAAAGTGCTTTCCCCCAGCCCCAATGGCACCGATTCGAAAGTCCGATCGATGGACGAACAGGTCACGGCGACCGCCGAACGCTTGAGTCGTTTCCGCGCCGAAACAACCACCTACGCCACCGAAGTGGTCGAGCAACTTCTGAGTTTCGCGGATGAGATCGGCACCAGCGACATGCACCTGCAGCCTGTGGCCGCAGGGATCGACATCCGCTTTCGAGACAATGGAGTGCTGCGACCACTGGCAACGATCGTCGATGGAATCAAGGTTTCGATCGTGACGCGACTGAAGGTGCTGTCCAACTTACTCACCTATCAGAATGACATCCCGCAAGAAGGACGCATCGCCGTTCCCGGTGAAGCTGCGGAAGTTCGTGTCAGCACGTTCCCGACACTCTACGGCGAACGCGCAGTGCTTCGCTTCTTCGGCCGAGGTGCACGCTTGCAACAACTGGAGGACCTGGGTCACACCGGACAAGTTCTGGGGCACCTTCACGATTCGCTGGCCGAAACCAGTGGCGCGGTGCTTGTGACGGGGCCAGCAGGCAGCGGCAAATCCACCACGCTTTATGCGAGCCTACGGCATTTGGTTCAAGCATCCGGAGGTAGCCGGAGCTTGCTTTCGATCGAAGATCCCATTGAGGTCCCGATTCCCGGAGTCGCGCAGTCGCAGGTCAACGCCGCCGCCGGATTTGACCTGCACACTGGACTGCGTTCATTGCTGCGGCAGGATCCAGAGGTCATTGTTATCGGCGAGATCCGAGATCGATTGACTGCTGAGATTGCCATCCAAGCCTGCCTGACGGGACAGTTGATGATCACCACGTTTCATGCTGACAGCGCGGCGACCGCGATCAGTCGGCTGCTGGACATGGGAATCGAACCTTACCTACTTCGCAGCGGACTGCTAGGAATCGTCAGCCAACGACTCTTACGGTCGTTGTGCGAGTGTGCAGTTCCATCCGAAAACCCAGACGCTTTTTGCGGACTTCCCATCGATCACTGCAAGGTTGCCGTCGGATGTCAGGCGTGCCACCAGACCGGTTACCAAGGACGCTTGCTTGCGAGCGAATTCCTTTCGCTCAAAGAATCGGCATCAGTCGACCAGCTTCTCAGCACACGTGATAGCCGACAGATTTACCGAATGGCTGTCGAGCGAGGAATGACCTCGCTTTGGGAGCGTGCCACTGACTTGGTGCGTCACGGCTACACCAGTCCCTCCGAAGTACGCCGGGTTCTCGGGATGACCATGAGAATCTGA
- the hisA gene encoding 1-(5-phosphoribosyl)-5-[(5-phosphoribosylamino)methylideneamino]imidazole-4-carboxamide isomerase — MEIWPAIDLRHGKPVRLRQGDYDQQTTFGDDPVEFAERWQESGAKRLHLVDLDAARGDSPDANRTAVQRIIEATGLPCQMGGGVRDETTIESLLQVGVTRLVVGSRALKDPDWFVEMCDRYPGKLVAGIDARDGKVATQGWLETSDVSAIDFAKELRSRTENIAAIVYTDIAKDGMMQGPNFEGLAEMAAASDIPLVASGGVTTYDDIKQLVEMKMPAAIVGRSLYDGVMELGEVVKLAGDV, encoded by the coding sequence ATGGAAATCTGGCCCGCCATCGATCTACGCCACGGAAAACCAGTCCGTCTTCGCCAGGGGGATTACGACCAGCAGACCACCTTTGGTGATGACCCCGTCGAATTTGCGGAACGATGGCAAGAAAGTGGGGCCAAACGTTTGCACTTGGTGGATTTGGATGCGGCTCGTGGCGACAGTCCCGACGCGAATCGAACGGCGGTGCAGCGAATCATTGAAGCAACCGGTTTGCCGTGTCAGATGGGCGGCGGGGTGCGGGATGAAACCACGATCGAGTCACTGTTGCAGGTTGGTGTGACTCGATTGGTAGTCGGGTCACGAGCGCTCAAGGATCCCGATTGGTTCGTCGAAATGTGTGATCGCTATCCAGGCAAGTTGGTTGCGGGAATCGATGCTCGGGATGGCAAAGTGGCAACGCAGGGTTGGTTGGAAACCAGTGATGTTTCCGCGATTGATTTCGCGAAGGAGTTGCGTTCACGCACGGAGAACATCGCCGCGATCGTTTACACCGATATCGCCAAGGACGGAATGATGCAGGGGCCCAACTTTGAAGGGCTCGCCGAGATGGCCGCCGCGAGTGACATCCCTTTGGTGGCCAGCGGCGGCGTCACGACCTATGACGATATCAAGCAGTTGGTCGAAATGAAGATGCCAGCCGCGATCGTCGGTCGTTCGTTGTACGACGGAGTCATGGAACTGGGCGAAGTCGTGAAGCTCGCCGGTGATGTCTGA